Proteins encoded together in one Palaemon carinicauda isolate YSFRI2023 chromosome 45, ASM3689809v2, whole genome shotgun sequence window:
- the LOC137634850 gene encoding uncharacterized protein, translating into MYLRSAITPVSLTPRAFPKCVTARGSLEIVRDNGVGHFSCEEEEGEEEGEEEEGEEEEEEMQGKKWGMRKMRYGGRDEVESHFSWKKKKKKKKKQEKKKKKRCKEKRGMEEDELLGNRWSKWRELEERVGGVGHLSWKKKKKKKKIYKEKKGDDIR; encoded by the exons ATGTACTTGCGCTCTGCAATCACGCCTGTGAGCTTGACACCGAGGGCATTTCCTAAGTGTGTGACAGCTCGCG GGTCGTTGGAGATTGTCAGAGATAATGGTGTTGGTCATTTTAgttgtgaagaagaagaaggagaagaagaaggagaggaagaagaaggagaggaagaagaagaagagatgcaaGGAAAAAAATGGGGGATGAGGAAGATGAGATATGGTGGAAGAGATGAAGTGGAGAGTCATTTtagctggaagaagaagaagaagaagaagaagaagcaggagaagaagaagaagaagagatgtaaGGAAAAAAGGGGGATGGAGGAAGATGAGTTACTGGGGAACAGATGGAGTAAGTGGAGAGAATTAGAAGAAAGAGTTGGTGGTGTTGGTCATTTaagctggaagaagaagaagaagaagaagaagatatacaaagaaaaaaagggGGATGATATAAGATGA